In Nitrosarchaeum koreense MY1, one genomic interval encodes:
- the aroC gene encoding chorismate synthase, whose amino-acid sequence MLPGSSIGQRLVLTSFGESHGKSIGAVLDGCPAGLEIDEKEIQQMLDLRKPGQSLISTQRKEGDIVEIISGIFRGHTTGAPITMIVWNSDQKSKDYENLKTKLRPGHSDYPAMVKYNHFNDYRGGGRFSGRLTATHVMGGAIARKLLKVTLGVETNSFTAQIGKIKMENKFNEKMINSIYKNEVRCPEEKTAKKMRESILDARKKGDSLGGIIESITTNVPVGIGEPIFGSLESDLSKAIFSIPSVKGVEFGSGFKGSELSGSENNDLYTIKKGKIITKTNNSGGILGGISNGMPITIRIAFKPASSIAQKQSTVDIKTKKDTILQVKGRHDPCVVPRAPPVVDSLVALTLADHALLSGAIKPVL is encoded by the coding sequence ATGTTGCCTGGAAGTTCAATTGGTCAGCGTCTTGTTTTAACCAGTTTTGGTGAAAGTCATGGAAAATCCATAGGAGCTGTTTTAGACGGATGCCCTGCAGGATTAGAAATTGATGAAAAAGAAATTCAACAAATGTTAGATCTTAGAAAACCTGGGCAGTCATTGATTTCTACACAGCGAAAAGAAGGAGATATTGTAGAAATTATTTCTGGAATTTTTAGAGGACATACTACAGGTGCACCGATTACAATGATAGTTTGGAATAGTGATCAGAAATCAAAAGACTATGAAAATTTGAAAACAAAACTCAGACCTGGGCATTCAGATTATCCAGCCATGGTAAAATATAATCATTTTAATGATTATAGAGGAGGAGGTAGATTTTCTGGAAGATTAACTGCAACTCATGTAATGGGAGGAGCAATTGCAAGAAAATTATTAAAAGTCACACTAGGTGTTGAAACAAATTCATTTACAGCACAGATTGGAAAAATAAAAATGGAAAATAAATTTAATGAAAAAATGATTAACTCAATTTATAAAAACGAAGTAAGATGTCCTGAAGAAAAAACTGCAAAAAAAATGAGAGAATCAATATTAGATGCAAGAAAAAAAGGAGATTCTCTTGGAGGGATAATAGAATCAATCACAACAAATGTACCAGTTGGAATTGGAGAACCTATCTTCGGGTCATTAGAATCAGATTTAAGTAAAGCAATATTTTCAATCCCATCCGTTAAAGGAGTAGAATTTGGTTCAGGGTTTAAAGGCTCAGAATTATCAGGTTCAGAAAATAATGACTTGTACACAATAAAAAAAGGGAAAATAATTACAAAAACAAACAATTCAGGAGGAATTTTAGGCGGGATATCAAATGGTATGCCAATAACAATTAGAATTGCATTCAAACCTGCATCATCAATAGCACAAAAACAAAGTACTGTGGACATTAAAACCAAAAAAGACACCATACTGCAAGTAAAAGGAAGGCACGATCCATGTGTAGTTCCTAGAGCCCCACCAGTAGTAGATTCGTTAGTTGCTCTAACTTTGGCAGATCATGCTCTTTTATCTGGAGCAATCAAGCCTGTATTGTAA